Proteins encoded by one window of Akkermansia muciniphila ATCC BAA-835:
- the rnc gene encoding ribonuclease III — translation MNHTALEDKLGYRFNNPDLLVQALTHPSTDSKPETRRAYERLEFLGDAILQLAVTQYLYHHMPQSPEGELTQLRARTVSRANLGKYGFILGLDKHIALGKGEERAGGRGKNSIIANTFESVFGAMSLDSDYETAKAVALRVLHEALDSAASHPKEINPKGELQAILQDILPETPSYETEEKGPRDAENRFESRVFWHGHAIGAGSGASKRKAEVAAAADALDARAWLRMTL, via the coding sequence ATGAACCACACCGCGCTGGAAGACAAGCTGGGTTACCGTTTCAACAATCCGGATCTGCTCGTTCAGGCCCTTACCCACCCCAGCACGGACAGCAAGCCGGAAACGCGCCGGGCGTATGAACGGCTGGAATTCCTGGGAGACGCCATCCTGCAGCTGGCCGTCACACAGTACCTTTACCACCACATGCCCCAATCCCCGGAAGGGGAACTAACCCAGCTGCGCGCCCGGACCGTCAGCCGCGCCAATCTGGGCAAATACGGCTTTATCCTGGGGCTGGATAAACACATTGCCCTGGGAAAAGGGGAGGAACGGGCCGGCGGACGGGGCAAAAATTCCATCATCGCCAACACATTTGAATCCGTCTTCGGAGCCATGTCCCTGGATTCCGACTATGAAACGGCCAAGGCTGTAGCCCTGCGCGTCCTCCATGAAGCTCTGGATTCCGCGGCCAGCCATCCCAAGGAAATCAACCCCAAGGGGGAACTCCAGGCTATCCTTCAGGACATCCTGCCCGAAACTCCTTCCTATGAAACGGAAGAAAAAGGGCCGAGAGACGCCGAAAACCGTTTTGAATCCCGCGTTTTCTGGCATGGTCACGCCATTGGAGCCGGTTCCGGGGCCAGCAAGAGGAAGGCGGAAGTGGCCGCCGCCGCAGACGCCCTGGACGCCAGGGCATGGCTCCGCATGACCTTGTAA